The proteins below are encoded in one region of Methanosarcina barkeri 3:
- a CDS encoding helix-turn-helix transcriptional regulator, which produces MIDEENIQLFKALSEETRYRIIKALIESENKCRENKYGNTGELCACEIPEIIGRTQSNTSMHLAKLQNWGIIKVRKEGKMRLYSIENNKIRKVLKVIDE; this is translated from the coding sequence ATGATTGATGAAGAAAATATACAACTTTTCAAAGCTCTAAGCGAAGAGACAAGGTATAGAATAATTAAGGCTTTAATCGAATCTGAGAATAAATGCAGAGAAAACAAATACGGTAATACAGGGGAGCTATGTGCCTGTGAGATTCCGGAAATAATTGGTAGGACCCAATCCAATACTTCGATGCACCTTGCAAAGTTGCAGAATTGGGGAATAATTAAGGTAAGAAAAGAAGGGAAGATGAGGCTCTATTCTATAGAAAACAATAAAATCAGAAAGGTTTTAAAAGTTATTGACGAGTAG
- a CDS encoding metalloregulator ArsR/SmtB family transcription factor → MQIFKALADENRLRILNLLRNGELCVCDIEAVLNIKQSNVSRHLNKLKTTKIIVSEKKSQWVYYRLNEEIFLKYPFLLIILNNEIGKISICEEDLSLLEKFKISGRSCE, encoded by the coding sequence GTGCAAATATTTAAGGCGCTGGCTGATGAAAACAGATTGAGGATACTTAATCTTTTAAGAAACGGTGAATTGTGCGTCTGTGATATTGAAGCAGTTCTGAATATTAAACAATCCAATGTTTCCAGGCATCTTAATAAGTTGAAAACTACAAAGATTATCGTCTCCGAAAAAAAATCTCAATGGGTTTATTACCGGCTTAATGAGGAAATTTTTCTAAAGTATCCTTTTCTCTTAATCATTCTCAATAACGAAATTGGAAAGATCAGCATTTGCGAAGAAGACCTATCTTTGTTGGAAAAATTCAAAATAAGCGGTAGATCTTGCGAGTAA
- a CDS encoding arsenate reductase ArsC has translation MAPNTRSQEKKKVLFLCTHNSVRSQMAEGLLRAIYGDRYEAYSAGVSATTVNPHAIQVMKEIDIDISNQYSKTPKEFQDIIFDMAVTVCDRAKVSCPICSTNLEIPAEYPRAREVIHKSFEDPAAAVGSEEEQLRVFRRVRDEIKDWILHTFEKTLQI, from the coding sequence ATGGCGCCGAATACAAGATCACAGGAAAAGAAAAAGGTTCTCTTTCTATGCACCCACAACTCTGTCAGGTCCCAGATGGCGGAAGGTCTTTTGAGGGCTATTTATGGAGACCGATACGAGGCTTACAGCGCAGGTGTCAGTGCCACAACTGTTAATCCTCATGCTATTCAGGTAATGAAGGAAATAGACATTGATATTTCCAATCAATACTCCAAAACTCCCAAAGAATTCCAAGATATTATTTTTGATATGGCAGTTACGGTATGTGATCGTGCTAAAGTTTCCTGTCCTATCTGCAGTACAAATCTGGAGATTCCTGCAGAATATCCCAGAGCAAGAGAAGTGATTCACAAAAGTTTTGAAGATCCTGCTGCGGCAGTGGGGTCGGAAGAAGAACAGCTCAGAGTCTTTCGGCGAGTCAGAGATGAGATAAAGGATTGGATCTTGCACACATTTGAAAAAACGCTCCAAATTTGA
- a CDS encoding DsrE/DsrF/TusD sulfur relay family protein, with translation MKTLTIVLTDGPYISEYAEIACKLTEEALRWYHVNIFLYLDAVHIPRKGQTPSFFSNIGELFTGLAEKGVVIRACARCAAARGYIAEENLENGSNCKDYHPGIRISSLYELAEMLKKSDRVISLSR, from the coding sequence TTGAAGACACTTACTATAGTGCTTACCGATGGTCCTTATATTTCCGAGTACGCTGAAATTGCCTGTAAACTTACCGAAGAAGCGCTTAGATGGTATCACGTGAATATATTCCTCTACCTGGATGCAGTGCACATACCTCGAAAAGGCCAGACCCCTTCCTTCTTTTCTAACATAGGTGAACTTTTCACCGGACTTGCAGAGAAAGGAGTCGTAATCAGAGCATGTGCCCGATGTGCTGCTGCAAGAGGCTACATTGCAGAAGAGAACCTTGAGAACGGAAGTAACTGCAAAGACTATCACCCTGGAATAAGAATTTCCAGCCTTTATGAACTCGCAGAAATGCTGAAAAAGAGTGATAGAGTAATCTCACTGTCAAGATAA
- a CDS encoding DsrE family protein, with product MKSVFYLLDTAPYGSEKAFGALNAVAVSLNGMNVTLGLYGDGVYLAAADQDSTNLRMPNLSDILYSYGELRVLVHEPSLIERGLFDKTLIETIELVDEEDFLKEMENLDSVILF from the coding sequence ATGAAATCAGTTTTCTATCTGCTGGATACTGCCCCATACGGAAGTGAAAAGGCATTCGGAGCATTGAATGCCGTTGCAGTAAGTCTTAATGGAATGAATGTAACTCTCGGTCTTTACGGAGATGGAGTTTATCTTGCAGCTGCTGACCAGGATAGCACAAATCTTAGAATGCCAAACCTTTCAGATATTCTCTATTCTTATGGTGAGCTAAGAGTACTGGTGCATGAACCCTCACTGATCGAGAGGGGGCTTTTTGATAAAACTCTTATAGAGACCATAGAGCTTGTCGATGAAGAGGACTTTCTCAAAGAGATGGAAAATTTAGACTCCGTAATCTTATTTTAA
- a CDS encoding DUF6951 family protein: MTEFTVNSTICGFVHKIHGSKKGNKIIVDIETPCEKIKKFSHMEVPMMEILDIKNNYVIDRAQEAQCSSNCLVPCAVLNLCRMESGFLAKSLVKKAGSISIEFDEV, encoded by the coding sequence TTGACTGAATTTACTGTAAATTCTACTATCTGTGGTTTTGTTCACAAGATACACGGAAGCAAAAAAGGAAACAAAATTATTGTTGATATCGAAACTCCGTGTGAAAAGATAAAGAAATTCTCTCACATGGAAGTTCCCATGATGGAAATTCTGGATATCAAGAACAACTATGTCATTGATAGAGCACAGGAGGCTCAGTGCTCCTCTAATTGCCTTGTACCCTGCGCAGTGCTCAATCTATGCAGAATGGAAAGCGGTTTCCTTGCAAAATCCCTGGTAAAAAAAGCAGGTAGCATCAGTATAGAGTTTGATGAAGTTTAA
- a CDS encoding arsenite methyltransferase, with product MDANEKKEIIKKKYQEIAVLGSSCCPGRGCCGDSSPAVLSKSLGYSESDIQAVPDANMGLGCGNPTAFAELNPGDVVLDLGSGAGFDCFLAAQKVGSSGKIIGVDMTPEMVEKAQSNARKYGYSNVEFRHGDIEALPVKDSSVDIIISNCVINLAPDKEKVFREAFRVLRPGGRMYISDMVLLEDLPEELKNDSSLLAGCIAGAVLKEKYLRLLKKAGFSVEILSEDLDISKRQYGDLPVESLKLKAWV from the coding sequence ATGGATGCTAATGAAAAAAAGGAAATTATCAAAAAGAAGTATCAGGAAATTGCAGTTTTAGGTAGCTCTTGTTGTCCTGGCAGGGGATGCTGTGGTGATTCCAGCCCGGCAGTTCTTTCCAAGTCTCTTGGTTATTCTGAATCGGATATTCAGGCTGTTCCGGATGCAAACATGGGACTTGGCTGTGGTAACCCTACCGCTTTTGCAGAACTCAATCCAGGAGACGTTGTTCTGGATCTGGGTTCAGGTGCAGGGTTTGATTGTTTTCTTGCTGCACAGAAAGTAGGAAGCTCAGGGAAGATTATCGGAGTAGATATGACTCCTGAAATGGTTGAAAAAGCGCAGTCTAATGCTAGAAAATACGGATACTCAAATGTTGAATTTCGTCATGGAGATATTGAGGCTCTTCCGGTTAAAGATAGTTCTGTGGATATTATCATTAGTAACTGTGTAATTAACCTGGCTCCGGATAAGGAAAAGGTTTTCAGAGAAGCCTTCCGGGTTTTGAGGCCCGGAGGAAGGATGTATATCTCGGATATGGTTCTTCTGGAGGACTTACCTGAAGAGCTTAAAAATGACAGTAGCTTGCTTGCAGGTTGTATTGCTGGTGCAGTTTTAAAAGAGAAATATTTGAGGCTTCTGAAAAAAGCAGGGTTTTCGGTAGAAATCCTGAGTGAAGACTTGGATATTAGTAAAAGGCAATACGGAGATTTGCCAGTCGAAAGCCTGAAATTAAAAGCCTGGGTATAA
- the tusB gene encoding sulfurtransferase complex subunit TusB — MQEEYDVFLLTNSPSNLRSELCLKLVTRSGNARIYLAGDGVYHLLSGILELPGYIVYACQEDLKARAINVREKVIIPDNFYSVLVEDMMEHCKRAYTF, encoded by the coding sequence ATGCAGGAAGAATATGATGTGTTTCTGCTGACAAATTCTCCATCTAATCTACGGTCGGAATTATGTCTTAAACTGGTTACTCGCTCTGGAAATGCCAGGATTTACCTTGCAGGAGATGGAGTATATCATCTGCTTTCCGGTATACTGGAACTACCCGGATACATAGTTTATGCCTGTCAGGAAGATCTCAAGGCTAGAGCTATAAACGTTAGAGAGAAAGTTATAATTCCGGACAACTTTTATTCCGTTCTTGTAGAGGATATGATGGAGCACTGTAAACGCGCATACACGTTTTAA
- a CDS encoding (Fe-S)-binding protein, with amino-acid sequence MPGNPNEIKLVNNAMSNATRRKMMNFLSAGDKSTEEIGGEVGKTMLDFHLKLLQQASLIEIEEGIVRLSEYGKNFLKEKEEKGADKTADISQAKPIEITEVRQLLPCIADSSKFRVIANIAPPLGGTLKVLEPLFPRGKYSGKINALIIQKGEIITTVYGTGKVTMTMIKNEDEAKESLKNLKNTINEAITKGVAPAPREKVRVEPMEIYKYLPQTNCSKCGDQSCYTFAIKLMGGETSLDKCTPLKESKYVTNLEHLQVLANYI; translated from the coding sequence ATGCCTGGAAATCCTAATGAGATAAAACTGGTAAACAACGCTATGTCTAATGCTACCCGACGGAAGATGATGAACTTTTTATCGGCAGGAGATAAAAGTACTGAGGAAATTGGAGGAGAAGTAGGGAAGACAATGCTTGATTTCCATCTCAAGCTTCTTCAGCAGGCTAGTTTGATCGAAATCGAAGAAGGGATTGTGAGACTAAGCGAATATGGAAAGAATTTCCTTAAAGAGAAAGAAGAGAAAGGTGCAGATAAAACTGCAGATATTTCTCAGGCAAAACCAATAGAAATTACTGAAGTCAGGCAACTTTTACCCTGTATAGCTGATTCCTCAAAGTTCAGGGTAATTGCAAACATAGCTCCTCCCCTGGGTGGAACTCTCAAGGTTCTTGAGCCACTCTTTCCCAGAGGCAAATATTCAGGCAAAATAAATGCCCTGATAATTCAAAAAGGAGAAATTATTACAACTGTTTACGGCACTGGAAAAGTGACCATGACAATGATAAAAAATGAGGATGAAGCAAAAGAATCTCTCAAGAACTTAAAAAATACCATCAATGAAGCTATTACAAAAGGTGTTGCTCCGGCACCAAGGGAAAAAGTCAGGGTCGAACCTATGGAGATCTACAAATACCTGCCTCAGACCAACTGTAGTAAATGTGGCGACCAGAGCTGTTATACTTTTGCAATAAAGCTCATGGGTGGGGAAACAAGCCTGGACAAATGCACACCTCTCAAAGAATCAAAATATGTAACCAATCTTGAACACCTGCAGGTTCTTGCCAATTACATTTAA